The following proteins are encoded in a genomic region of Bacillus thermozeamaize:
- a CDS encoding late competence protein ComER, with protein MEAGFSGNVGFIGTGTMGSILIDAFLRARTFVPEQVIIHNRTPQKAHVIASKHKGITVAVSNIEVARQAELLFLCVKPMEFQKVLDEIATSLHPSQTVVVITSPIQLAHLEAFIPCKLIKFIPSITNLAHSGACLLTYHPRISPAEQENYQKLFSQIGTPIQIPEAFTRVASDLSSCGPAFLSQIMEQLARAAVEVAGIPRQLADSLVIQMLEGTTKLLTQEGLTLKEIQERVSVPGGITEQGLNLLAEQMDGLFHQLFQITHAKFEEDVKNVQAILRNR; from the coding sequence ATGGAAGCAGGCTTTTCCGGGAATGTAGGATTTATCGGCACTGGAACGATGGGCAGCATCCTCATCGATGCCTTTTTGCGCGCCCGCACATTTGTGCCAGAACAGGTGATCATCCACAATCGAACCCCTCAAAAAGCCCATGTCATCGCAAGCAAACACAAGGGAATCACAGTGGCCGTTTCCAATATCGAGGTGGCCAGACAGGCTGAGCTTCTTTTTCTCTGCGTCAAACCAATGGAGTTCCAAAAGGTTCTGGATGAAATCGCCACATCTTTGCATCCGTCCCAAACCGTCGTTGTCATCACCAGCCCGATCCAGCTGGCGCATCTGGAAGCATTCATCCCCTGCAAGCTGATCAAATTCATCCCCAGCATCACCAATCTGGCACACTCCGGGGCCTGCCTGTTAACCTATCATCCGCGCATCAGTCCCGCTGAACAGGAAAACTATCAGAAACTGTTCTCCCAGATAGGTACGCCTATACAAATACCGGAAGCATTTACTCGCGTTGCCTCCGATCTGAGCAGTTGCGGCCCGGCCTTCTTAAGCCAAATCATGGAACAGCTGGCCAGGGCTGCCGTTGAGGTGGCCGGCATCCCCCGCCAACTGGCTGATTCGCTCGTGATCCAGATGCTCGAAGGGACAACCAAGCTGCTGACACAAGAAGGGTTGACCCTGAAGGAGATTCAAGAGAGAGTTTCCGTGCCTGGCGGGATTACGGAACAGGGATTGAATCTGTTGGCAGAACAGATGGACGGACTTTTTCATCAACTTTTCCAGATCACACACGCCAAATTCGAGGAAGATGTCAAAAACGTTCAGGCCATCCTCCGG